ATTGTTGGTCGTCCTAATGTCGGCAAATCAAGTCTTTTAAATGCCTTGACAGGAGAAAAAAGAGCGATCGTTAGTCCTATTTCTGGTACTACCAGAGATGCCATTGATATGGTGGTAGAACGAGATGGAAAAACCTATCGTTTAATTGATACTGCGGGTATCAGAAGGAAAAAAAATGTTGATTATGGTACGGAATTTTTTAGTATTAATCGGGCATTTAAAGCCATCAAAAGGGCTGATGTGGTCTTATTTGTAATCGATGTTTTAGATGGTGTTACTGAACAGGATTTGAAGTTAGCAGGAAGAATTATTGATGAGGGTAAGGCCGCCGTAATTGTTGTTAATAAATGGGATGCGGTGGAAAAAGATACCCATACTATTTATGAATATCAGAAAATTATAGGCGATCGCCTCTACTTTATGGAATGGGCAGATCGAGTTTTTACTTCAGCGATGACAGGCAAAAGAGTTGACAAAATTTTGGACTTAATTGACACCGCCGCCGAAGGACATCAAAAACGAGTCAGTACCTCTGTAATTAATGAAGTAATTGAAGATGCTGTGCGTTGGCACTCACCTCCCACCAGTCGTCAAGGAAAACAAGGTAAGATTTATTATGGTACTCAAGTTACATCTAAACCTCCAACCATTGCTTTATTTGTGAACGATCCAAAACGCTTTAACGATAGCTATCGTCGTTATATGGAAAAACAGTTTAGACAACAATTAGGCTTTCATGGTACACCCTTAAAATTGCTCTGGCGTGGTAAGAGTTTAAGGGAAGGAGAAAAAATGGGCAGTAGCAATCGAGCAACAAAAGTTTAACGTAAATGGCAAAAGAAGTCCCTAATCTCAGCATAGCGGATTAGCGGATGAATTGTGCCTCGATAAAAAAATATCCGTAGGATTCGACACAAAACCAAAATCATTAGTTATAATAAATTTACTGGCAACCTAAGTTAGCAATAAACCTCAATGCACAGAGCGATAAAAGTCAGAATCTATCCCAACAAAACCCAAGCCAAGAAATTATCTCAGGTTATGGGTTGTTGTCGCTGGTGGTACAATTA
This is a stretch of genomic DNA from Cyanobacterium aponinum PCC 10605. It encodes these proteins:
- the der gene encoding ribosome biogenesis GTPase Der, whose protein sequence is MLPIVAIIGRPNVGKSALVNRLCGEQDAIVFDQPGVTRDRTYRRAFWQDREFQVVDTGGLVFDDETEFLPLIREQAEAALSESVVAIFVVDGKLGLTAGDEEIASWLRSQPVPVVLAVNKCESETQGLTLAAEFWNLGLGEPFPISAIHGNGTGDLLEKVTEYVPSMDEWEEVEETKVAIVGRPNVGKSSLLNALTGEKRAIVSPISGTTRDAIDMVVERDGKTYRLIDTAGIRRKKNVDYGTEFFSINRAFKAIKRADVVLFVIDVLDGVTEQDLKLAGRIIDEGKAAVIVVNKWDAVEKDTHTIYEYQKIIGDRLYFMEWADRVFTSAMTGKRVDKILDLIDTAAEGHQKRVSTSVINEVIEDAVRWHSPPTSRQGKQGKIYYGTQVTSKPPTIALFVNDPKRFNDSYRRYMEKQFRQQLGFHGTPLKLLWRGKSLREGEKMGSSNRATKV